A single uncultured Methanobrevibacter sp. DNA region contains:
- a CDS encoding TIGR00269 family protein produces MVQLNKKEFNEKIFTRINNLIKDYNLIEEHELIAVALSGGKDSVLTLHALKNYQDYLDFDLIAISVDEGIEGYRQHGIDAAIDNAEKLDIKLIQKSFKDEEGFTLDDVYSGFKSACIPCGVFRRNILNKTAFECGAKKIATGHNLDDEIQSFLMSFARGDLIKFSKFGPQLDVIHPKLIPRIKPLWNTPEKEVGTWAVLNDINIHLDECPYSHLSLRAKIKEFLNNNEDIYPGIKNNIMESFQKILTFESDIPSNLNECKLCGEPTSSDICKACELKKLISNNHKSHI; encoded by the coding sequence ATGGTTCAATTAAACAAAAAAGAATTTAATGAAAAAATATTTACAAGAATTAATAATTTAATTAAGGATTATAATTTAATAGAAGAACATGAATTAATAGCTGTTGCATTATCTGGTGGTAAAGATAGTGTTTTAACATTACATGCTTTAAAAAATTATCAGGATTATTTAGATTTTGATTTAATAGCTATTAGTGTTGATGAGGGTATTGAAGGTTATCGTCAACATGGTATTGATGCAGCTATTGATAATGCGGAAAAATTGGATATTAAATTAATTCAAAAATCATTTAAAGATGAAGAAGGTTTTACTTTAGATGATGTTTATAGTGGTTTTAAAAGTGCATGTATTCCATGTGGAGTTTTTAGAAGGAATATTTTAAATAAAACTGCTTTTGAATGTGGAGCAAAGAAGATAGCTACTGGACATAATCTTGATGATGAAATTCAATCTTTTTTAATGAGTTTTGCCCGTGGTGATTTAATTAAATTTTCAAAATTTGGACCTCAACTTGATGTTATTCATCCTAAGTTAATTCCACGTATCAAACCGTTATGGAATACTCCAGAAAAAGAAGTTGGAACTTGGGCAGTTTTAAATGATATTAATATTCATTTAGATGAATGTCCTTATTCTCATTTGTCTTTAAGAGCTAAAATAAAAGAATTTTTAAATAATAATGAGGATATTTATCCTGGAATAAAAAATAATATTATGGAATCATTTCAAAAGATTTTAACTTTTGAAAGTGATATTCCAAGTAATTTAAATGAATGTAAGTTATGTGGTGAACCTACATCTTCAGATATATGTAAAGCCTGTGAATTAAAAAAATTAATTTCTAATAATCACAAAAGCCATATATAA
- a CDS encoding methanogenesis marker 7 protein, translated as MYETLTFTGGVHKSEEIKELIEDLGGFILQENIQQMELVLNLAVPMEDVDIIKNKAKELLAKVTIAPMAGSEIAIVSPTLARHHLPHAACDISEYLREFGAKDNMIGLARGDGKGTSGITEEEKSLIEEHDVAVFALGSFKNCIQEKSFLYDDINIPVIVTGAPEIPIEELPGADAYVGGLGRIPRRLKRGHDIRALDKLVETIETILNNKKKEMALDSPLVPSIVVKNAIENQVDVIKDIISPAPITAQLDGVRVKLNYDKYHELIENVIIDGKELSELAEIKKSFMYDYILVKIHTESFIIDDS; from the coding sequence ATGTATGAAACATTAACATTTACTGGTGGGGTTCATAAAAGTGAAGAAATTAAAGAACTTATTGAAGATTTAGGTGGCTTTATTCTTCAAGAAAATATTCAACAAATGGAACTTGTTTTAAATTTAGCTGTTCCTATGGAAGATGTGGATATTATTAAAAATAAGGCTAAAGAACTACTTGCTAAAGTAACAATCGCTCCAATGGCAGGTTCTGAAATAGCTATTGTATCTCCAACACTTGCAAGACATCATCTCCCTCATGCAGCATGTGATATTTCAGAATATTTACGTGAATTTGGTGCTAAAGATAATATGATTGGTTTAGCTCGGGGTGATGGAAAAGGAACTTCTGGTATTACTGAAGAAGAAAAAAGCTTAATTGAAGAGCATGATGTTGCTGTTTTTGCATTAGGTAGTTTTAAGAATTGTATTCAGGAAAAATCCTTTTTATATGATGATATTAATATTCCAGTTATTGTAACAGGAGCTCCAGAGATTCCTATTGAAGAACTTCCAGGTGCTGATGCTTATGTTGGAGGACTTGGTAGAATTCCAAGAAGACTTAAAAGAGGTCATGATATTAGGGCGCTAGATAAGTTAGTTGAAACAATTGAAACAATTTTAAATAATAAAAAAAAGGAAATGGCATTGGATTCACCATTAGTGCCATCTATTGTAGTTAAAAATGCTATTGAAAATCAAGTAGATGTTATTAAAGACATTATATCTCCAGCACCTATTACTGCACAACTTGATGGAGTTAGAGTAAAATTAAATTATGATAAATATCATGAATTAATTGAGAATGTGATAATTGATGGTAAAGAATTAAGTGAATTAGCTGAAATTAAAAAATCTTTTATGTATGATTATATTTTGGTAAAAATCCACACTGAAAGCTTTATTATAGATGATTCTTAA
- the comB gene encoding 2-phosphosulfolactate phosphatase, with translation MKVTLSFEKTQTKDTSIMVDALRASTTITLALNNFNKIIPCFTPEEAFELKNKTGGILAGERNGKRVDGFDIGNSPKDVENYKTDVETLILTTSNGTRILEKMDSTVLVGSMVNAKAVGYKSVEIAKNEIDVVMAGYKGNFALEDFLASGEILYWIYKKLKDKCELSDYAKAAILASRDYDSLKKGFYNCNSGKKLTRLNSKKDIDCCVLKNISSNVAIYEDTILKLIKD, from the coding sequence ATGAAAGTCACATTAAGTTTTGAGAAAACACAAACAAAAGATACATCAATAATGGTCGATGCACTTAGGGCAAGTACTACAATTACATTAGCTTTGAATAATTTTAATAAAATCATCCCTTGTTTCACTCCAGAAGAAGCTTTTGAGTTAAAAAACAAGACTGGCGGAATATTAGCTGGAGAACGTAATGGAAAACGTGTTGATGGTTTTGATATTGGAAATTCTCCAAAAGATGTTGAAAATTACAAAACTGATGTTGAAACATTAATATTAACTACAAGCAATGGAACTAGAATTCTTGAAAAAATGGATTCTACAGTCCTTGTTGGATCTATGGTAAATGCAAAAGCTGTAGGGTACAAAAGTGTTGAAATAGCTAAAAATGAAATTGATGTTGTAATGGCTGGTTATAAAGGAAATTTTGCTCTTGAAGATTTTTTAGCTTCCGGTGAGATTCTTTATTGGATTTATAAAAAATTAAAAGATAAATGTGAATTAAGTGATTATGCAAAAGCTGCAATACTAGCTAGTAGAGACTACGATTCCTTAAAAAAGGGATTTTATAACTGTAATTCTGGAAAAAAGTTAACTAGACTTAATTCCAAGAAAGATATTGATTGTTGTGTACTTAAAAACATAAGCTCAAATGTAGCTATTTACGAAGATACTATTTTAAAATTAATTAAAGATTAG
- a CDS encoding TraB/GumN family protein: MFFLKRECLTIIGTAHVSANSVEEVKNTIYEQHPEVVAIELDRGRYTRLKNEMMGIEEDDTISVSKIIKEEKVGLFLATTILSYFQSKIGEDVDVKPGSEMIGAIEAAEDLEIPIALIDRDINTTLQRALNKMGFVEKLKFAFSLLTSIFSSNEEAEIDIEELKNPENLDEVMEFFKEESPKVYEVLVKERDAYLAGNILRIPQDHVIAVVGAGHKPGINRYLDNPETIPPLRKLEVVKEKNGIPWFKVILALIPILFVVIFFLAYISGINITWNIYEFIVISMIMGFIGSILSGSKIQSAIVGGVVAPLTIIHPLLAAGWFSGLVEAKYRKVRKRDIANLSKVKSLKELWHNNIVRILLVVVGTNLGVSIATLVILPSQVFIPLFMKIFGG; encoded by the coding sequence GTGTTTTTTTTGAAAAGAGAATGTTTAACTATAATAGGAACTGCTCATGTATCTGCAAATAGTGTAGAAGAAGTTAAAAATACAATTTATGAGCAACATCCAGAAGTAGTGGCTATTGAATTAGATAGAGGTCGATATACTCGATTGAAAAATGAAATGATGGGTATTGAAGAAGATGACACTATTTCTGTTTCAAAAATTATTAAAGAAGAGAAAGTAGGATTATTTTTAGCTACTACAATTCTTTCATATTTCCAATCTAAAATTGGAGAAGATGTTGATGTAAAACCCGGATCAGAAATGATAGGTGCAATTGAAGCTGCTGAAGATTTAGAAATCCCTATTGCATTAATTGACAGAGATATAAACACAACATTACAAAGAGCACTTAATAAAATGGGATTTGTAGAAAAACTTAAATTTGCATTTAGTTTACTTACATCTATTTTTTCAAGTAATGAAGAAGCGGAAATTGATATCGAAGAATTAAAAAATCCTGAAAATCTTGATGAAGTAATGGAATTCTTTAAAGAGGAATCTCCAAAAGTATATGAAGTTCTTGTAAAAGAAAGAGATGCATATCTTGCAGGAAATATTTTAAGAATACCTCAAGACCATGTAATAGCTGTTGTAGGTGCAGGACATAAACCAGGAATTAACAGATACCTCGATAATCCTGAAACAATTCCACCTTTAAGAAAATTAGAAGTAGTTAAAGAGAAAAATGGAATTCCATGGTTTAAAGTTATTCTTGCTTTAATTCCAATATTATTTGTTGTGATATTTTTTCTGGCCTACATTAGTGGGATTAATATAACCTGGAACATCTACGAATTCATTGTTATAAGTATGATAATGGGATTTATTGGTTCAATTCTTTCTGGATCAAAAATTCAATCAGCTATTGTTGGAGGAGTAGTAGCTCCATTAACTATAATCCACCCATTACTTGCTGCAGGATGGTTTTCAGGACTAGTTGAAGCAAAATATAGAAAAGTTAGAAAAAGAGACATAGCTAATCTTAGCAAAGTCAAAAGTTTAAAAGAATTATGGCACAACAATATAGTTAGAATTTTACTTGTAGTAGTTGGAACTAATTTAGGTGTTAGTATAGCTACACTCGTTATATTGCCATCACAAGTATTTATTCCATTATTTATGAAAATATTTGGTGGATAA
- a CDS encoding hemolysin family protein encodes MANVIFEIVLIIILIILTGILSMAELAVVSTKKAKLEKLLNEGHKSAQIIIDFAEDPNQFLSTVQIGITLIGILTGAYGGATLAEPLSQLIGPYVPYSSTISILVVVIITTYLTLVIGEIVPKVIALNNPEKVSLKLAKSMVILSKVCKPISIILAKSTDFVLWTIGMKSSSESIVTEEEIELLIEEGREDGTIEKEEEDIIKRVFKLDDKKVESIMTPRNEIIWVDLEDDRRVNEIKIMESKRSIFPISNGELDDFIGVVQAKDILSLLFSEDEFDINTIIKKPLVVSENLETLELLKEFKENQEYVHMALAVDEFGSVEGLITLNDLLEGIVGDIPGIDETDDPLATQRIDGSWLIDGRFQIDKFKELFDYEKEFPDEKEDQYTTLAGFILSLSGKIPEENEEFEWDRFNFEILDIDGHQIDKVLVTDLGPQEETSEEVEE; translated from the coding sequence ATGGCTAACGTAATATTTGAAATAGTATTAATAATCATATTAATTATCCTTACAGGGATTTTATCAATGGCTGAATTAGCCGTTGTTTCGACAAAGAAAGCAAAATTAGAAAAATTATTAAATGAAGGGCATAAAAGTGCTCAAATAATCATAGACTTCGCAGAAGATCCAAATCAATTTTTATCCACTGTACAAATTGGTATTACACTCATAGGTATTTTAACTGGTGCATATGGAGGAGCTACATTAGCTGAACCATTATCCCAATTAATTGGACCTTATGTACCATACAGTTCCACAATAAGTATTTTGGTTGTTGTTATTATTACAACATATTTAACTTTAGTAATTGGGGAAATTGTACCAAAAGTTATTGCATTAAATAACCCTGAAAAAGTTTCTTTAAAATTAGCTAAAAGCATGGTTATTTTATCAAAAGTTTGTAAACCTATTAGTATAATTCTTGCTAAATCAACTGATTTCGTTTTATGGACTATAGGTATGAAAAGTTCATCTGAATCAATAGTAACTGAGGAAGAAATTGAATTATTAATTGAAGAAGGAAGAGAAGACGGGACTATTGAAAAAGAAGAAGAAGACATTATTAAAAGAGTATTCAAGCTTGATGATAAAAAAGTCGAAAGTATAATGACCCCTAGAAATGAAATTATTTGGGTGGATTTAGAAGATGATAGAAGAGTTAATGAAATTAAAATCATGGAAAGTAAAAGATCCATTTTCCCAATATCTAACGGAGAATTAGATGATTTTATTGGAGTAGTTCAAGCAAAAGATATTCTTTCACTTTTATTTAGTGAAGATGAATTTGATATAAACACAATTATTAAAAAACCTTTAGTCGTTTCTGAAAATCTTGAAACATTAGAATTATTGAAAGAATTTAAAGAAAATCAAGAGTATGTTCACATGGCACTTGCTGTTGATGAATTTGGTAGTGTTGAAGGTTTAATAACTTTAAATGATTTACTTGAAGGAATTGTTGGAGATATTCCAGGTATAGACGAAACAGATGACCCATTAGCTACACAAAGAATAGACGGTAGTTGGTTAATTGATGGAAGATTCCAAATTGATAAATTTAAAGAACTCTTTGATTATGAAAAAGAGTTTCCAGATGAAAAAGAAGATCAATACACAACATTAGCTGGATTTATCTTAAGTTTAAGTGGTAAAATCCCTGAAGAAAATGAAGAGTTTGAATGGGATAGATTTAACTTTGAAATATTAGACATTGATGGACATCAAATTGATAAAGTTCTTGTAACTGATTTAGGTCCTCAAGAAGAAACATCCGAAGAGGTGGAAGAATGA
- a CDS encoding DUF1922 domain-containing protein — protein sequence MYFIFRCDCGRVLYTKEGVATRKCVCGKTLKVKQRRIFKKVETREEASLAVQEMQDEIYGNTGFQRASEL from the coding sequence ATGTATTTCATATTTCGATGTGACTGTGGAAGAGTATTATATACCAAAGAAGGAGTAGCTACTCGTAAATGTGTTTGTGGAAAAACTCTCAAAGTAAAACAACGCAGAATATTTAAGAAAGTAGAAACTCGTGAAGAAGCATCATTAGCAGTTCAAGAAATGCAAGACGAAATATATGGAAACACTGGTTTTCAACGAGCTAGTGAATTATAA
- a CDS encoding calcium/sodium antiporter codes for MIELLIQIILLVVGFGILIKGSDVFVSGSSNIATILKIPTLVVGLTIVAFGTSAPEAAVSISASLQGSNALAVSNVVGSNIFNILGIIGICALLKELKLGENVLKKDIPFLLIITLLLVGFILLNWDLTRIEGIILLILIIIYTAHLVYTSKKSKGADFVEKPKFGIGKSILYVIIGLIAIILGAQLVVNSSSYLAIACGMSETLVGLTIVAIGTSLPELVTSLTALKRNENQLVIGNVIGSNIFNILFVLGLSSAINPITVSSNMIIDLALMIFITILCFIFGKSQNKFDRKEGIILIGLFILYMAFVIIRN; via the coding sequence ATGATTGAGTTATTAATTCAAATTATTTTACTTGTAGTTGGATTTGGAATTTTAATAAAAGGATCAGATGTCTTTGTAAGTGGATCCAGTAATATAGCAACTATTTTAAAAATTCCAACATTAGTTGTTGGATTAACTATTGTAGCTTTTGGTACAAGTGCACCAGAAGCTGCAGTATCCATATCTGCATCTCTACAAGGAAGTAATGCATTAGCAGTCAGTAATGTAGTTGGAAGTAATATTTTTAATATTTTAGGAATTATAGGTATATGTGCACTACTTAAAGAATTAAAACTTGGAGAAAATGTACTTAAAAAAGATATTCCATTCTTATTAATTATCACTTTATTATTAGTAGGATTCATATTATTAAACTGGGATTTAACAAGAATTGAAGGAATCATATTATTAATCCTTATAATAATCTATACAGCACATTTAGTATATACCTCTAAAAAATCAAAAGGAGCAGACTTTGTTGAAAAACCTAAATTTGGTATTGGAAAAAGTATTCTCTATGTCATCATAGGACTTATTGCAATTATTCTTGGTGCTCAATTAGTTGTTAATTCATCATCATATTTAGCAATAGCTTGTGGAATGAGTGAAACATTAGTAGGATTAACAATTGTAGCTATTGGAACATCATTACCTGAACTTGTAACTTCATTAACCGCTTTAAAAAGAAATGAAAATCAGTTAGTTATTGGAAATGTAATCGGATCAAATATTTTTAATATTTTATTTGTGCTAGGTTTAAGCAGTGCTATAAATCCAATTACCGTAAGTTCAAATATGATTATCGACTTAGCTTTAATGATATTCATTACAATTTTATGTTTCATATTTGGTAAAAGTCAAAATAAATTTGATAGAAAAGAAGGAATAATCTTAATTGGATTATTCATATTATATATGGCTTTTGTGATTATTAGAAATTAA
- a CDS encoding MTH1187 family thiamine-binding protein yields the protein MITADFAILPVGTKDTECKEYVTAAVQAIKDSGLNYQLTGMGTQIEAQNLKELYEAIANAQEAVFKTGIGRVYTVIKVDDRRDLENRTLDAKVDTVNKMLK from the coding sequence ATGATAACAGCAGATTTCGCAATATTACCTGTTGGAACTAAAGATACAGAATGTAAAGAGTATGTTACTGCAGCAGTTCAAGCTATTAAAGATTCCGGACTTAATTATCAATTAACTGGAATGGGAACTCAAATAGAAGCTCAAAATCTTAAAGAATTATATGAAGCAATAGCTAATGCTCAAGAAGCAGTATTTAAAACTGGAATTGGTAGAGTTTATACTGTGATTAAAGTTGATGATAGACGTGATTTAGAAAATAGAACTTTAGATGCTAAAGTTGATACTGTAAATAAAATGTTAAAATAA